Part of the Candidatus Methanogranum gryphiswaldense genome, GATCAGGATCCATCTTTCTTTGGATGAACTTTTTGAAACGCTAGGATCGTTACCCACATTGTGATAACAACTGTGAATTGTTTTAATACTATTGTACAAAAAGGATTGGGGGTGGCCCCCAATTTGAATCAACCAGGTATTGTGAAATATCTAAGATTTAGAACCCCTTGTTTACACGCTCTTTCACAACGTCTGCAAGCAGTGCCCGCACATCTGTCGGACTTGACCTTAGCATATACCTTTCCTTCCTCACGGATTATGGACAGGGCATTTTCAGGACAAGCCTTGATACAGTGTCCGCATAATGTGCAATCCTTGACCTCGCCCATGATGATCGTCCCCGAATCCTCGAGTATGTTCACCTTGCGATTCTCGGTATCCGGAAGATCGGTACGTGCAAGCCTCTCTACAACGAGCTTCTTGGTCGGTTCAGACAGAGGAGGCAGATTGTAAATGTCCAACATGTTGTTGTATTCGGATGCTGGCATCCCGGTGCACCAAAGGGAGTATTCTATCGAATAGATATTTTTGAATGTTTCCGAGGTTGCGAACATGACATGAGTGGCCCTGAGTTTCTTGGCGAATTCGCGTAGATCGTCGAGATCCATCTTTCCCATCGCGATCTCTCTCGCCATTTCAATGGAGGTATTACCGAACTGCACGATGTGCTCAGCACCGGGTACTACCATTCCGATCTTCATTGCCTTAGCGGCATCCACATAGAGACCTGATGCTCCCGACATGTACGCTTTCTTAACATCGCCTGTCCATAATCCAGCCTCATGCAAGAGCGTAAGGAATCCAGCACGTAAGGCACCTATTGCCTTGCCTGCCTCGTCCACATCGGCCGATGATATGCAGATGTCATCCTGAAGATGGATCTTCCCATCAGGTGTGAGTATCTTAGGAGTATCGATGAGCCCTGTCTCCATACCACAATACAGAGTCGCTACGACCCCTGTTCCGGTGACACCTATTGCCCGACAGTTCATCTTTCCCTTCTCTACGGGTTTACCTGTTTTAGGATCGACAGTATCTCCTATCCTCTCTACCATGGCATCATCCAGGACCGTGCATTTCCATCCATCTTTGGTTATGTCCACATCACATATGGCTCCCGGAGCGGCCAACATACCTTTCTCTATCTGCTGTCCTTCAAGAGCGGGCCCTGCTGCTGCAGAACCTGTGAATATCTTTCCATTCACTATGAGCGCCATCTCTGCATTGGTACCGTAGTCCACTACAATGACAGGCTCCTTCTCACTGAGGATGTTGGTCATCTTCAGCATTGCAATGGCATCCGCACCAATCTCATGCGTCACGGCCGGGGGTATTACAAGTTCCGCATCCGGCATACCGACTATACCGAGATCGGATGCTTTAAGGACCTTTCCATTTCTTTCCGGAGGAACGACCCCGAGGTCCTTCAGCATATTCTTTCCCGCGTATGCAAGGTCCCTGATCTCTATATTTTCAAAAAGCGACAATTGGAATGTGTTGCCGCTTACACCGACCCTCCTTACTTTGGAGAGATCGATACCGAGTGTCGAGAAGAGTTGATTCACCGCACCGATTATCAATCCGTTCGCGACATCCTCTCCGGATTGGATCGCGAAATTCACATGGTCTATGACGTTCATGCCAGGTATCGGATGACGCTGTGTGATCGATGTCGCAAGTGTCTCTCCTGTGCCCATATCAATGGCCTGACACCGAAGACCGCTTGTCCCTATATCCAATGCAATACAATAGTCTGTCATGTTTTCATCTCCTACACTTCTTCTTGTCAGGGCATGAGAATGATGCACTTTGCACTGCCATGACCGATACTCCAATGTCCAAAGGATCGTGAATTATCGTTGCCTTTGAATAAGCCTCATCATCAAATGTATGTGGCACTCCGGGAGACGATATGATCGCCCCCTTTCTGATATTCCGACTGTCGATATGGGCCGGGGATGCGTTGAATATCAGATCGTGCGATGAGATCGCACTTTCTATATTGTCTGCGACCGTGATACCAGGATTGGATCTGGCGACCTTACCTGCTTTCTCCCCATCTATGTCCGCCA contains:
- a CDS encoding methylamine methyltransferase corrinoid protein reductive activase, yielding MTDYCIALDIGTSGLRCQAIDMGTGETLATSITQRHPIPGMNVIDHVNFAIQSGEDVANGLIIGAVNQLFSTLGIDLSKVRRVGVSGNTFQLSLFENIEIRDLAYAGKNMLKDLGVVPPERNGKVLKASDLGIVGMPDAELVIPPAVTHEIGADAIAMLKMTNILSEKEPVIVVDYGTNAEMALIVNGKIFTGSAAAGPALEGQQIEKGMLAAPGAICDVDITKDGWKCTVLDDAMVERIGDTVDPKTGKPVEKGKMNCRAIGVTGTGVVATLYCGMETGLIDTPKILTPDGKIHLQDDICISSADVDEAGKAIGALRAGFLTLLHEAGLWTGDVKKAYMSGASGLYVDAAKAMKIGMVVPGAEHIVQFGNTSIEMAREIAMGKMDLDDLREFAKKLRATHVMFATSETFKNIYSIEYSLWCTGMPASEYNNMLDIYNLPPLSEPTKKLVVERLARTDLPDTENRKVNILEDSGTIIMGEVKDCTLCGHCIKACPENALSIIREEGKVYAKVKSDRCAGTACRRCERACKQGVLNLRYFTIPG